In the genome of Saccopteryx leptura isolate mSacLep1 chromosome 10, mSacLep1_pri_phased_curated, whole genome shotgun sequence, one region contains:
- the SEMA3G gene encoding semaphorin-3G isoform X2, with protein MAPSAWTICYLLGGLLLQGGSPSPGPSVPRLRLSYRDLLSTNRSAVFLGPRGSLDLRAMYLDEYRDRLFLGGRDAIYSLQLNQAWVEPREVLWPPQPGQREECVRKGRDPLMECANFVRVLQPHNRTHLLACGTGAFHPTCALIAVGHRGEHVLHLEPRSIESGRGRCPHEPSRPFASTFVDGELYTGLTADFLGREAMIFRSGGPRPALRSDSDQNLLHDPRFLMAARIADNSDQNDDKVYFFFSETIPSPDGGPGHVTVSRVGRVCVNDAGGQRVLVNKWSSFLKARLVCSVPGPGGAETHFDQLEDVFLLWPKAGRNLEVYALFSTVSTVFQGSAVCLYHMADIWEVFKGPFAHQDGPQHQWGPYGGKVPFPRPGMCPSKMTAQPGRPFGSTKDYPDEVLQFARAHPLMFQSVRPQRGRPVLVKTHLTQQLRQIVVDRVEAEDGTYDVIFLGTDSGSVLKVMALQSGGSAESEEVVLEELQVFKVPTAITEMEISVKRQTLYVGSRLGVAWLQLHQCETYGGACAECCLARDPYCAWDGTSCTRYRPGTSKRRFRRQDIRYGNPALQCLGQSQEGEAAGLVETTTVYGTEHNSTFLECLPKSPQATVRWFLQKPGDQGPDQQVKTDERILQTEQGLLFRRLSRLDEGTYTCTTLEHGFSQTVARLALEVIVAAQLNSLFHREQRPEEPPARGGLVSTPPKAWYKDILQLIGFANLPRVDEYCERVWCSSRSRGKQAKGKSWAGLEMGKKVKSRVQAERNRTPREVEAT; from the exons AGCCCCAGTCCTGGCCCCAGCGTGCCCCGCCTGCGGCTCTCCTACCGAG ACCTCCTGTCTACCAACCGTTCTGCCGTCTTTCTGGGTCCCAGGGGCTCCCTGGACCTTCGGGCTATGTATCTGGATGAGTACCGAGACCGCCTCTTTCTGGGGGGTCGTGACGCCATCTATTCTCTGCAGCTGAACCAGGCATGGGTGGAGCCTCGGGAG GTTCTGTGGCCACCCCAGCCAGGACAGAGGGAGGAGTGTGTTCGGAAGGGAAGAGATCCTTTG ATGGAGTGTGCCAACTTTGTGCGGGTGCTGCAACCCCACAACCGAACCCACCTGCTGGCGTGTGGCACTGGGGCCTTCCATCCCACTTGTGCCCTCATCGCAGTTGGTCACCGTGGGGAG cATGTGCTCCACCTGGAGCCCCGCAGTATTGAAAGCGGGCGGGGGCGGTGCCCGCATGAGCCCAGCCGTCCTTTTGCCAGCACCTTTGTAG atGGGGAGCTGTACACGGGCCTCACTGCTGACTTCCTGGGGCGTGAGGCCATGATCTTCCGGAGTGGGGGTCCCCGGCCGGCCTTGCGTTCTGACTCTGACCAGAACCTCTTGCATG ACCCCCGGTTTTTGATGGCCGCCCGGATCGCTGACAACTCTGACCAGAACGATGACAAGGTGTACTTTTTCTTCTCGGAGACTATCCCCTCGCCAGATGGTGGCCCAGGCCATGTCACCGTCAGCCGCGTGGGCCGTGTCTGTGTG AATGATGCTGGTGGCCAGCGGGTTCTGGTGAACAAATGGAGCAGCTTTCTCAAGGCCAGGCTGGTCTGCTCGGTGCCTGGCCCCGGTGGTGCTGAGACCCATTTTGACCAGCTGG AGGATGTGTTCCTGCTGTGGCCCAAGGCAGGGAGGAACCTCGAGGTGTATGCACTCTTCAGCACGGTCAG CACTGTGTTCCAGGGCTCCGCAGTCTGCTTGTATCACATGGCGGACATCTGGGAGGTCTTCAAGGGGCCCTTTGCCCACCAAGATGGTCCCCAGCACCAGTGGGGGCCCTATGGGGGCAAGGTGCCCTTCCCTCGCCCTGGCATG TGCCCCAGCAAGATGACCGCGCAGCCTGGACGACCCTTTGGCAGCACCAAGGACTACCCGGATGAGGTGCTGCAGTTTGCCCGAGCTCACCCACTCATGTTCCAATCCGTGCGGCCCCAGCGGGGCCGCCCTGTTCTCGTCAAAACCCACCTGACCCAGCAGCTGCGCCAGATCGTGGTGGACCGCGTGGAAGCAGAGGATGGGACCTATGATGTCATCTTTCTGGGGACTG ACTCAGGTTCAGTGCTCAAGGTCATGGCCCTCCAGTCTGGGGGCTCAGCTGAGTCTGAGGAGGTGGTTCTGGAGGAGCTCCAGGTGTTTAAG gtACCAACAGCCATCACTGAGATGGAGATCTCCGTCAAAAGG CAAACGTTGTATGTGGGCTCGAGGCTTGGCGTGGCCTGGCTGCAGCTGCACCAGTGTGAGACTTATGGCGGTGCCTGTGCGGAGTGCTGCCTGGCCCGGGACCCGTACTGCGCCTGGGACGGTACTTCCTGCACCCGCTACCGCCCTGGCACCAGCAAGCGCCGTTTCCGCCGACAGGACATCCGGTATGGCAACCCTGCCCTGCAGTGCCTGGGCCAGAGCCAGGAAG GGGAGGCTGCAGGGCTCGTGGAGACCACTACAGTCTATGGCACGGAGCACAACAGCACCTTCTTAGAGTGCCTGCCCAAGTCTCCCCAGGCAACTGTGCGCTGGTTTTTGCAGAAGCCGGGGGaccaggggcctgaccag CAGGTGAAGACAGATGAGCGCATTCTGCAGACGGAGCAGGGGCTGCTGTTCCGCAGGCTCAGCCGCCTTGACGAGGGCACCTACACCTGCACTACGCTGGAGCACGGCTTCTCCCAGACGGTGGCACGCCTGGCTCTAGAGGTGATTGTGGCTGCACAGCTCAACAGCCTGTTCCATAGGGAGCAGAGGCCAGAGGAGCCCCCTGCCCGGGGAGGCCTGGTCTCTACCCCTCCCAAGGCCTGGTACAAGGACATCCTACAGCTCATTGGCTTCGCCAACTTACCCCGTGTGGATGAGTACTGTGAGCGTGTGTGGTGCTCCTCCCGGAGCCGGGGCAAACAGGCCAAGGGCaagagctgggctgggctggagatGGGCAAGAAGGTGAAGAGCCGGGTGCAGGCCGAGCGGAATCGGACACCCCGGGAAGTGGAGGCTacatag
- the BAP1 gene encoding ubiquitin carboxyl-terminal hydrolase BAP1 isoform X2 yields the protein MNKGWLELESDPGLFTLLVEDFGVKGVQVEEIYDLQSKCQGPVYGFIFLFKWIEERRSRRKVSTLVDDTSVIDDDIVNNMFFAHQLIPNSCATHALLSVLLNCSNVDLGPTLSRMKDFTKGFSPESKGYAIGNAPELAKAHNSHARPEPRHLPEKQNGLSAVRTMEAFHFVSYVPITGRLFELDGLKVYPIDHGPWGEDEEWTDKARRVIMERIGLATAGEPYHDIRFNLMAVVPDRRIKYEARLHVLKVNRQTVLEALQQLIRVTQPELIQTQKSQESQLPEESKPASGKSPVALEASRAPVASEGTHTDGVEEVAGSCPQALTHSPPSKPRLVVKPSGSSLNGVPPNPTPIVQRLPAFLDNHNYAKSPMQEEEDLAAGVGRSRVPVRPPQQYSDDEDDYEDDEEDDVQNTNSAIRYKRKGPGKPVPLSGSGDGQLSVLRPNTINVLAEKLKESQKDLSIPLSIKTSSGAGSPAVAVPTHSQPSPTPSNESTDTASEIGSAFNSPLRSPIRSANPTRPSSPVTSHISKVLFGEDDSLLRVDCIRYNRAVRDLGPVICTGLLHLAEDGVLSPLALTEGGKGSSPSIRASQGSQGSSSPEEKEVVEAVDGREKSGLVRPGEALSGEKYSPKELLALLKCVEAEIANYEACLKEEVEKRKKFKIDDQRRTHNYDEFICTFISMLAQEGMLANLVEQNISVRRRQGVSIGRLHKQRKPDRRKRSRPYKAKRQ from the exons ATGAATAAGGGCTGGCTGGAGCTGGAGAGCGACCCTG GCCTCTTCACCCTCCTGGTGGAAGATTTCG GTGTCAAAGGGGTACAAGTGGAGGAGATCTATGACCTTCAGAGCAAGTGCCAGGG CCCCGTGTATGGATTCATTTTCCTGTTCAAATGGATCGAAGAGCGCCGGTCCCGTCGCAAGGTCTCTACCTTGGTGGATGATACATCTGTGATTGATGACGATATTGTGAATAATATGTTCTTTGCCCACCAG CTGATCCCCAATTCTTGTGCCACTCATGCCTTGCTGAGCGTGCTCCTGAACTGCAGCAATGTGGACCTGGGGCCCACTCTGAGTCGCATGAAGGATTTCACCAAAGGCTTCAGCCCTGAG AGCAAAGGATATGCGATTGGCAATGCCCCGGAGttggccaaggcacataataGCCATGCCAG GCCCGAGCCACGCCACCTCCCCGAGAAGCAGAATGGTCTTAGTGCAGTGCGGACCATGGAGGCATTCCACTTTGTCAGCTATGTACCTATCACAGGCCGGCTTTTTGAGCTGGATGGGCTCAAGGTCTACCCCATTGACCATG GACCCTGGGGGGAGGATGAGGAGTGGACAGACAAGGCCCGGCGGGTCATCATGGAGCGTATTGGCCTTGCCACTGCAGG GGAGCCCTACCATGACATCCGCTTCAACCTGATGGCGGTGGTGCCTGACCGCAGGATCAAGTATGAGGCCAGGTTGCATGTACTGAAGGTGAACCGTCAGACAGTCCTGGAGGCTCTGCAGCAG TTGATCAGGGTAACACAACCAGAGCTGATTCAGACCCAGAAGTCTCAAGAGTCACAGCTGCCTGAGGAGTCCAAACCAGCCAGTGGCAAGTCCCCTGTGGCTCTGGAGGCAAGCAGGGCCCCAGTGGCTTCTGAGGGCACCCACACAG ACGGTGTGGAGGAGGTGGCTGGTTCATGCCCACAAGCCCTGACCCATAGTCCTCCTAGCAAACCCAGGCTGGTGGTGAAGCCTTCAGGGAGCAGCCTCAATGGGGTTCCCCCCAACCCCACTCCCATTGTCCAGCGGCTGCCAGCTTTTCTGGACAATCACAACTATGCTAAGTCTCCCATGCAG GAGGAGGAAGACCTGGCAGCAGGTGTGGGCCGCAGCCGAGTTCCAGTTCGTCCACCCCAGCAGTATTCAGATGATGAGGACGACTATGAGGATGATGAGGAGGACGATGTGCAGAACACCAACTCCGCCATCAG GTACAAGCGAAAGGGGCCAGGGAAGCCAGTACCATTGAGTGGCTCTGGGGATGGGCAGTTGTCAGTGCTACGGCCCAACACTATCAACGTCTTGGCTGAGAAGCTCAAAGAATCCCAGAAAGACCTCTCGATTCCCCTGTCCATCAAGACCAGCAGTGGGGCTGGGAGTCCAGCTGTTGCAGTACCCACTCACTCACAGCCTTCGCCCACCCCCAGCAACGAGAGCACAGACACAGCCTCTGAGATCGGCAGTGCTTTCAACTCACCACTGCGCTCACCCATCCGCTCTGCCAACCCGACACGGCCCTCCAGCCCTGTTACCTCCCACATCTCTAAGGTGCTTTTTGGAGAGGATGACAGCTTGCTGCGTGTTGACTGTATACGCTACAATCGTGCTGTGCGTGACCTGGGTCCTGTCATCTGCACAGGCCTGTTGCACTTGGCTGAGGATGGTGTGCTGAGTCCCCTGGCACTGACAG AGGGTGGGAAGGGTTCCTCGCCTTCCATCAGAGCAAGCCAGGGCAGCCAGGGGTCCAGCAGCCCAGAGGAGAAGGAGGTGGTAGAAGCTGTAGATGGCAGAGAGAAGTCTGGGCTGGTGAGGCCTGGTGAGGCTCTGAGTGGGGAGAAGTATTCACCCAAG GAGCTGCTGGCACTGCTGAAGTGTGTGGAGGCTGAGATTGCAAACTATGAGGCCTGCCTcaaggaagaggtggagaaaaggaagaagttcAAG ATTGACGACCAGAGAAGGACCCACAACTATGATGAGTTCATCTGTACGTTCATCTCTATGCTGGCTCAGGAAG gCATGCTGGCCAACCTGGTGGAGCAGAACATCTCGGTACGGCGGCGCCAGGGTGTCAGCATTGGCCGGCTCCACAAGCAGCGGAAGCCTGACCGACGGAAACGCTCACGCCCCTACAAGGCCAAGCGCCAGTGA
- the BAP1 gene encoding ubiquitin carboxyl-terminal hydrolase BAP1 isoform X1: MNKGWLELESDPGLFTLLVEDFGVKGVQVEEIYDLQSKCQGPVYGFIFLFKWIEERRSRRKVSTLVDDTSVIDDDIVNNMFFAHQLIPNSCATHALLSVLLNCSNVDLGPTLSRMKDFTKGFSPESKGYAIGNAPELAKAHNSHARPEPRHLPEKQNGLSAVRTMEAFHFVSYVPITGRLFELDGLKVYPIDHGPWGEDEEWTDKARRVIMERIGLATAGEPYHDIRFNLMAVVPDRRIKYEARLHVLKVNRQTVLEALQQLIRVTQPELIQTQKSQESQLPEESKPASGKSPVALEASRAPVASEGTHTDGVEEVAGSCPQALTHSPPSKPRLVVKPSGSSLNGVPPNPTPIVQRLPAFLDNHNYAKSPMQEEEDLAAGVGRSRVPVRPPQQYSDDEDDYEDDEEDDVQNTNSAIRYKRKGPGKPVPLSGSGDGQLSVLRPNTINVLAEKLKESQKDLSIPLSIKTSSGAGSPAVAVPTHSQPSPTPSNESTDTASEIGSAFNSPLRSPIRSANPTRPSSPVTSHISKVLFGEDDSLLRVDCIRYNRAVRDLGPVICTGLLHLAEDGVLSPLALTEGGKGSSPSIRASQGSQGSSSPEEKEVVEAVDGREKSGLVRPGEALSGEKYSPKCGFGPGSPPHGCNAGFWQELLALLKCVEAEIANYEACLKEEVEKRKKFKIDDQRRTHNYDEFICTFISMLAQEGMLANLVEQNISVRRRQGVSIGRLHKQRKPDRRKRSRPYKAKRQ, translated from the exons ATGAATAAGGGCTGGCTGGAGCTGGAGAGCGACCCTG GCCTCTTCACCCTCCTGGTGGAAGATTTCG GTGTCAAAGGGGTACAAGTGGAGGAGATCTATGACCTTCAGAGCAAGTGCCAGGG CCCCGTGTATGGATTCATTTTCCTGTTCAAATGGATCGAAGAGCGCCGGTCCCGTCGCAAGGTCTCTACCTTGGTGGATGATACATCTGTGATTGATGACGATATTGTGAATAATATGTTCTTTGCCCACCAG CTGATCCCCAATTCTTGTGCCACTCATGCCTTGCTGAGCGTGCTCCTGAACTGCAGCAATGTGGACCTGGGGCCCACTCTGAGTCGCATGAAGGATTTCACCAAAGGCTTCAGCCCTGAG AGCAAAGGATATGCGATTGGCAATGCCCCGGAGttggccaaggcacataataGCCATGCCAG GCCCGAGCCACGCCACCTCCCCGAGAAGCAGAATGGTCTTAGTGCAGTGCGGACCATGGAGGCATTCCACTTTGTCAGCTATGTACCTATCACAGGCCGGCTTTTTGAGCTGGATGGGCTCAAGGTCTACCCCATTGACCATG GACCCTGGGGGGAGGATGAGGAGTGGACAGACAAGGCCCGGCGGGTCATCATGGAGCGTATTGGCCTTGCCACTGCAGG GGAGCCCTACCATGACATCCGCTTCAACCTGATGGCGGTGGTGCCTGACCGCAGGATCAAGTATGAGGCCAGGTTGCATGTACTGAAGGTGAACCGTCAGACAGTCCTGGAGGCTCTGCAGCAG TTGATCAGGGTAACACAACCAGAGCTGATTCAGACCCAGAAGTCTCAAGAGTCACAGCTGCCTGAGGAGTCCAAACCAGCCAGTGGCAAGTCCCCTGTGGCTCTGGAGGCAAGCAGGGCCCCAGTGGCTTCTGAGGGCACCCACACAG ACGGTGTGGAGGAGGTGGCTGGTTCATGCCCACAAGCCCTGACCCATAGTCCTCCTAGCAAACCCAGGCTGGTGGTGAAGCCTTCAGGGAGCAGCCTCAATGGGGTTCCCCCCAACCCCACTCCCATTGTCCAGCGGCTGCCAGCTTTTCTGGACAATCACAACTATGCTAAGTCTCCCATGCAG GAGGAGGAAGACCTGGCAGCAGGTGTGGGCCGCAGCCGAGTTCCAGTTCGTCCACCCCAGCAGTATTCAGATGATGAGGACGACTATGAGGATGATGAGGAGGACGATGTGCAGAACACCAACTCCGCCATCAG GTACAAGCGAAAGGGGCCAGGGAAGCCAGTACCATTGAGTGGCTCTGGGGATGGGCAGTTGTCAGTGCTACGGCCCAACACTATCAACGTCTTGGCTGAGAAGCTCAAAGAATCCCAGAAAGACCTCTCGATTCCCCTGTCCATCAAGACCAGCAGTGGGGCTGGGAGTCCAGCTGTTGCAGTACCCACTCACTCACAGCCTTCGCCCACCCCCAGCAACGAGAGCACAGACACAGCCTCTGAGATCGGCAGTGCTTTCAACTCACCACTGCGCTCACCCATCCGCTCTGCCAACCCGACACGGCCCTCCAGCCCTGTTACCTCCCACATCTCTAAGGTGCTTTTTGGAGAGGATGACAGCTTGCTGCGTGTTGACTGTATACGCTACAATCGTGCTGTGCGTGACCTGGGTCCTGTCATCTGCACAGGCCTGTTGCACTTGGCTGAGGATGGTGTGCTGAGTCCCCTGGCACTGACAG AGGGTGGGAAGGGTTCCTCGCCTTCCATCAGAGCAAGCCAGGGCAGCCAGGGGTCCAGCAGCCCAGAGGAGAAGGAGGTGGTAGAAGCTGTAGATGGCAGAGAGAAGTCTGGGCTGGTGAGGCCTGGTGAGGCTCTGAGTGGGGAGAAGTATTCACCCAAG TGTGGCTTTGGTCCTGGCAGCCCCCCTCATGGGTGCAATGCTGGGTTTTGGCAGGAGCTGCTGGCACTGCTGAAGTGTGTGGAGGCTGAGATTGCAAACTATGAGGCCTGCCTcaaggaagaggtggagaaaaggaagaagttcAAG ATTGACGACCAGAGAAGGACCCACAACTATGATGAGTTCATCTGTACGTTCATCTCTATGCTGGCTCAGGAAG gCATGCTGGCCAACCTGGTGGAGCAGAACATCTCGGTACGGCGGCGCCAGGGTGTCAGCATTGGCCGGCTCCACAAGCAGCGGAAGCCTGACCGACGGAAACGCTCACGCCCCTACAAGGCCAAGCGCCAGTGA
- the PHF7 gene encoding LOW QUALITY PROTEIN: PHD finger protein 7 (The sequence of the model RefSeq protein was modified relative to this genomic sequence to represent the inferred CDS: deleted 1 base in 1 codon) has protein sequence MKTTQEKKECQRLRKSFKMRRVTQKKPSSGPVCRLCLREPGDPEKLGEFLQKDNLSVHYFCLILSSKLPQRGQSNRGFHGFLPEDIKKEAARASRKICFVCKKKGAAINCQEDHCVRNFHLPCGQERGCLSQFFGEYKSFCEKHRPTQDIQWGSVGEESCVLCCEDLSQASVENIQSPCCSQTIYHRQCIQKYAHTSAKHFFKCPHCNNREEFPQEMLRMGIHIPDRDAAWELEPGAFSELYQRYQHCDAPTCLYEQGRDSFEDEGRWSLILCATCGSHGTHRDCSSLRSSSKKWECEECAPSREVTDYVPENSGDIPCCSSTFCSGGHFCRDSSLEKNLHLSWIDWPGHSSLEKPESSGGRRGHSWRSKGVKITKRCKKIYK, from the exons ATGAAGACTACACAAGAAAAGAAGGAATGTCAAAGATTGAG AAAGTCTTTCAAGATGAGAAGGGTGACCCAGAAGAAGCCATCTTCAGGGCCTG TATGCCGGCTATGCCTTCGAGAACCTGGGGATCCTGAAAAATTAGGGGAATTTCTTCAGAAAGACAATCTCAGTGTGCACTATTTCTGTCTT ATTCTATCTAGCAAGCTGCCTCAGCGGGGCCAGTCTAACAGAGGTTTCCATGGATTCCTGCCTGAAGACATCAAAAAGGAGGCAGCGCGGGCTTCTCGGAAG ATCTGCTTTGTGTGCAAGAAAAAGGGAGCCGCCATCAACTGCCAGGAGGATCATTGTGTCAGAAACTTCCATCTTCCTTGTGGACAAGAAAGGGGTTGCCTTTCACAATTTTTTGGAGAGTACAA atcattttgtgaaaaacatCGCCCAACACAGGACATCCAgtgggggagtgtgggggaggaAAGCTGTGTCTTATGTTGTGAAGACTTATCCCAAGCAAGTGTTGAAAACATCCAGAGCCCATGCTGTAGTCAAACTATCTACCACCGCCAGTGCATACAG AAATATGCCCACACATCAGCAAAGCATTTCTTCAAATGTCCACATTGTAACAATCGAGAAGAATTTCCTCAAGAAATGCTAAGAATGGGAATTCATATTCCAGACAG AGATGCTGCCTGGGAACTGGAGCCAGGGGCTTTCTCAGAATTGTATCAGCGCTATCAGCATTGTGATGCCCCCACCTGTCTATATGAACAAGGCAGAGACAGCTTTGAGGACGAAGG GAGGTGGAGCCTTATTCTGTGTGCTACATGTGGATCCCATGGAACCCACAGGGACTGCTCCTCTCTTAGATCCAGCAGTAAGAAATGGGAGTGTGAGGAGTGTGCACCTTCGCGTGAAGTCACAG ACTACGTACCTGAAAACTCAGGTGACATCCCCTGCTGCAGCAGCACCTTCTGCTCT GGGGGACATTTCTGCAGAGACAGCAGCCTGGAGAAGAATCTGCACCTGTCTTGGATTGATTGGCCAGGACATTCCTCATTAGAGAAACCAGAGTCCTCTGGTGGTAGGAGGGGCCACTCCTGGCGGTCCAAGGGTGTCAAAATCACTAAACGCTGCAAAAAAATTTACAAGTAA
- the SEMA3G gene encoding semaphorin-3G isoform X1: protein MAPSAWTICYLLGGLLLQGGSPSPGPSVPRLRLSYRDLLSTNRSAVFLGPRGSLDLRAMYLDEYRDRLFLGGRDAIYSLQLNQAWVEPREVLWPPQPGQREECVRKGRDPLMECANFVRVLQPHNRTHLLACGTGAFHPTCALIAVGHRGEHVLHLEPRSIESGRGRCPHEPSRPFASTFVDGELYTGLTADFLGREAMIFRSGGPRPALRSDSDQNLLHDPRFLMAARIADNSDQNDDKVYFFFSETIPSPDGGPGHVTVSRVGRVCVNDAGGQRVLVNKWSSFLKARLVCSVPGPGGAETHFDQLEDVFLLWPKAGRNLEVYALFSTVSTVFQGSAVCLYHMADIWEVFKGPFAHQDGPQHQWGPYGGKVPFPRPGMCPSKMTAQPGRPFGSTKDYPDEVLQFARAHPLMFQSVRPQRGRPVLVKTHLTQQLRQIVVDRVEAEDGTYDVIFLGTDSGSVLKVMALQSGGSAESEEVVLEELQVFKVPTAITEMEISVKRQTLYVGSRLGVAWLQLHQCETYGGACAECCLARDPYCAWDGTSCTRYRPGTSKRRFRRQDIRYGNPALQCLGQSQEGEAAGLVETTTVYGTEHNSTFLECLPKSPQATVRWFLQKPGDQGPDQVKTDERILQTEQGLLFRRLSRLDEGTYTCTTLEHGFSQTVARLALEVIVAAQLNSLFHREQRPEEPPARGGLVSTPPKAWYKDILQLIGFANLPRVDEYCERVWCSSRSRGKQAKGKSWAGLEMGKKVKSRVQAERNRTPREVEAT, encoded by the exons AGCCCCAGTCCTGGCCCCAGCGTGCCCCGCCTGCGGCTCTCCTACCGAG ACCTCCTGTCTACCAACCGTTCTGCCGTCTTTCTGGGTCCCAGGGGCTCCCTGGACCTTCGGGCTATGTATCTGGATGAGTACCGAGACCGCCTCTTTCTGGGGGGTCGTGACGCCATCTATTCTCTGCAGCTGAACCAGGCATGGGTGGAGCCTCGGGAG GTTCTGTGGCCACCCCAGCCAGGACAGAGGGAGGAGTGTGTTCGGAAGGGAAGAGATCCTTTG ATGGAGTGTGCCAACTTTGTGCGGGTGCTGCAACCCCACAACCGAACCCACCTGCTGGCGTGTGGCACTGGGGCCTTCCATCCCACTTGTGCCCTCATCGCAGTTGGTCACCGTGGGGAG cATGTGCTCCACCTGGAGCCCCGCAGTATTGAAAGCGGGCGGGGGCGGTGCCCGCATGAGCCCAGCCGTCCTTTTGCCAGCACCTTTGTAG atGGGGAGCTGTACACGGGCCTCACTGCTGACTTCCTGGGGCGTGAGGCCATGATCTTCCGGAGTGGGGGTCCCCGGCCGGCCTTGCGTTCTGACTCTGACCAGAACCTCTTGCATG ACCCCCGGTTTTTGATGGCCGCCCGGATCGCTGACAACTCTGACCAGAACGATGACAAGGTGTACTTTTTCTTCTCGGAGACTATCCCCTCGCCAGATGGTGGCCCAGGCCATGTCACCGTCAGCCGCGTGGGCCGTGTCTGTGTG AATGATGCTGGTGGCCAGCGGGTTCTGGTGAACAAATGGAGCAGCTTTCTCAAGGCCAGGCTGGTCTGCTCGGTGCCTGGCCCCGGTGGTGCTGAGACCCATTTTGACCAGCTGG AGGATGTGTTCCTGCTGTGGCCCAAGGCAGGGAGGAACCTCGAGGTGTATGCACTCTTCAGCACGGTCAG CACTGTGTTCCAGGGCTCCGCAGTCTGCTTGTATCACATGGCGGACATCTGGGAGGTCTTCAAGGGGCCCTTTGCCCACCAAGATGGTCCCCAGCACCAGTGGGGGCCCTATGGGGGCAAGGTGCCCTTCCCTCGCCCTGGCATG TGCCCCAGCAAGATGACCGCGCAGCCTGGACGACCCTTTGGCAGCACCAAGGACTACCCGGATGAGGTGCTGCAGTTTGCCCGAGCTCACCCACTCATGTTCCAATCCGTGCGGCCCCAGCGGGGCCGCCCTGTTCTCGTCAAAACCCACCTGACCCAGCAGCTGCGCCAGATCGTGGTGGACCGCGTGGAAGCAGAGGATGGGACCTATGATGTCATCTTTCTGGGGACTG ACTCAGGTTCAGTGCTCAAGGTCATGGCCCTCCAGTCTGGGGGCTCAGCTGAGTCTGAGGAGGTGGTTCTGGAGGAGCTCCAGGTGTTTAAG gtACCAACAGCCATCACTGAGATGGAGATCTCCGTCAAAAGG CAAACGTTGTATGTGGGCTCGAGGCTTGGCGTGGCCTGGCTGCAGCTGCACCAGTGTGAGACTTATGGCGGTGCCTGTGCGGAGTGCTGCCTGGCCCGGGACCCGTACTGCGCCTGGGACGGTACTTCCTGCACCCGCTACCGCCCTGGCACCAGCAAGCGCCGTTTCCGCCGACAGGACATCCGGTATGGCAACCCTGCCCTGCAGTGCCTGGGCCAGAGCCAGGAAG GGGAGGCTGCAGGGCTCGTGGAGACCACTACAGTCTATGGCACGGAGCACAACAGCACCTTCTTAGAGTGCCTGCCCAAGTCTCCCCAGGCAACTGTGCGCTGGTTTTTGCAGAAGCCGGGGGaccaggggcctgaccag GTGAAGACAGATGAGCGCATTCTGCAGACGGAGCAGGGGCTGCTGTTCCGCAGGCTCAGCCGCCTTGACGAGGGCACCTACACCTGCACTACGCTGGAGCACGGCTTCTCCCAGACGGTGGCACGCCTGGCTCTAGAGGTGATTGTGGCTGCACAGCTCAACAGCCTGTTCCATAGGGAGCAGAGGCCAGAGGAGCCCCCTGCCCGGGGAGGCCTGGTCTCTACCCCTCCCAAGGCCTGGTACAAGGACATCCTACAGCTCATTGGCTTCGCCAACTTACCCCGTGTGGATGAGTACTGTGAGCGTGTGTGGTGCTCCTCCCGGAGCCGGGGCAAACAGGCCAAGGGCaagagctgggctgggctggagatGGGCAAGAAGGTGAAGAGCCGGGTGCAGGCCGAGCGGAATCGGACACCCCGGGAAGTGGAGGCTacatag